In Agrobacterium sp. RAC06, a single window of DNA contains:
- a CDS encoding GMC family oxidoreductase produces the protein MPDTIRLDGDYDYVIVGAGTAGCVLAARLTEDPKIRVLLLEAGGSDRYHWVQIPVGYLYCIGNPRTDWMMRTASEPGLNGRSLAYPRGKVLGGCTSVNGMIYMRGQAADYDGWRDLGNPGWGWSDVLPYFLKSEDYHGPSGDMHANGGPWKVSRQRLKWDILEAVQEGAREFGIEPRADFNDGNNEGSGFFDVNQHKGVRWNTARGFLRPALKRPNLRLVQHALVERLTLEGKRVTGVQYRTLGGAFSAKASGEVILAAGAINSPKLLELSGIGDPARLWSLGIDVTMAKPAVGTNLQDHLQIRTVFKVKNVVTLNQLANSWRGKMKIAAEYALYRSGPMSMAPSQFGMFTRSNPEEDRPDIEYHIQPLSTDKLGDPLHPFPAITVSVCQLRPTSAGTCHITSADPALQPEIRPNYLSTDQDRSVAIAAIRQARQVMSAAALRPFQPEEILPGLEFQDDEALLQKAGDIATTIFHPVGTCRMGPDPDAVVDPSLRVTGIQGLRVVDASIMPSIVSGNTASPVVMIAEKAADLIRQDRMGGEPAQ, from the coding sequence ATGCCGGACACGATACGGCTCGATGGCGACTATGACTATGTCATCGTCGGGGCAGGGACGGCAGGCTGCGTGCTCGCCGCCCGCCTGACGGAGGATCCGAAGATCCGCGTGCTGCTCCTGGAGGCCGGAGGCTCTGACCGCTATCACTGGGTACAGATCCCCGTCGGCTATCTCTACTGCATCGGCAATCCGCGCACTGACTGGATGATGCGCACCGCATCCGAACCCGGGCTCAACGGCCGTAGCCTCGCCTATCCGCGGGGCAAGGTGCTCGGCGGCTGCACGTCGGTCAATGGCATGATCTACATGCGCGGCCAGGCGGCCGATTACGACGGCTGGCGTGACCTCGGCAATCCCGGCTGGGGATGGTCGGATGTGCTGCCCTATTTCCTGAAGTCGGAGGACTATCACGGACCGTCAGGAGACATGCATGCAAACGGTGGCCCCTGGAAGGTCAGCCGCCAGCGCCTGAAATGGGATATCCTGGAGGCCGTCCAGGAAGGCGCCCGCGAATTCGGCATCGAACCGCGCGCCGACTTCAACGACGGGAATAATGAAGGCTCCGGCTTCTTCGATGTCAACCAGCACAAGGGCGTCCGCTGGAACACGGCCCGCGGCTTTCTGAGGCCGGCCCTCAAACGCCCCAATCTACGCCTGGTCCAGCATGCGCTGGTCGAACGCCTGACCTTGGAAGGCAAACGCGTGACCGGCGTCCAGTATCGCACGCTGGGAGGCGCGTTCTCCGCAAAGGCGTCAGGCGAAGTGATCCTCGCCGCCGGCGCGATCAACTCGCCGAAGCTGCTTGAACTCTCCGGCATCGGCGATCCCGCCCGCCTTTGGTCGCTCGGCATCGATGTTACCATGGCGAAACCTGCCGTCGGCACAAACCTGCAGGATCATCTGCAGATCCGCACGGTCTTCAAGGTAAAAAACGTGGTGACGCTAAACCAGCTTGCCAATTCCTGGCGCGGCAAGATGAAGATCGCTGCCGAATATGCCCTTTACCGTTCGGGTCCCATGTCGATGGCACCCAGCCAGTTCGGCATGTTCACGAGGTCCAACCCGGAAGAAGACCGGCCCGACATCGAATATCACATCCAGCCGCTCTCCACCGACAAGCTCGGTGACCCGCTGCACCCGTTTCCGGCCATCACCGTCTCGGTCTGCCAGTTGCGCCCGACCAGCGCCGGCACCTGCCACATAACGTCGGCCGATCCGGCCTTGCAGCCGGAGATCCGTCCGAACTATCTCTCGACCGACCAGGATCGTTCCGTCGCGATTGCCGCCATCCGCCAAGCAAGACAGGTGATGTCGGCTGCAGCCCTTCGCCCCTTCCAACCCGAGGAGATCCTGCCGGGCCTTGAGTTCCAGGACGACGAAGCCCTGCTGCAAAAGGCCGGCGACATCGCCACCACCATCTTTCACCCCGTCGGCACCTGCCGCATGGGCCCGGACCCCGATGCCGTGGTTGACCCCTCGCTGCGGGTGACTGGCATCCAGGGCCTGCGCGTCGTCGATGCCTCCATCATGCCCAGCATCGTCTCGGGCAATACCGCCTCACCGGTGGTGATGATCGCCGAGAAAGCGGCCGACCTGATCCGGCAGGACCGGATGGGGGGTGAACCAGCTCAGTGA